A genomic stretch from Thiomicrorhabdus sp. includes:
- a CDS encoding BMC domain-containing protein, which produces MSDYGIALGMIETRGLVPAIEAADAMTKAAEVRLVSREFVGGGYVTVMVRGETGAVNAAVRAGADACERVGDGLVAAHIIARPHKEVEPVLTIGNAGSSRS; this is translated from the coding sequence ATGAGTGATTACGGTATTGCATTGGGCATGATCGAGACACGCGGTTTGGTTCCAGCGATTGAAGCGGCGGATGCGATGACAAAAGCAGCGGAAGTACGTCTTGTTTCTCGAGAATTCGTTGGCGGCGGTTACGTAACGGTAATGGTTCGTGGCGAAACCGGTGCGGTCAACGCAGCGGTACGTGCTGGAGCCGATGCTTGCGAACGGGTTGGTGACGGTTTGGTTGCAGCGCACATCATTGCTCGCCCTCACAAAGAAGTTGAGCCGGTTCTGACCATCGGTAACGCCGGTTCCAGTCGCAGTTAA
- the rdgB gene encoding RdgB/HAM1 family non-canonical purine NTP pyrophosphatase produces the protein MASIVLATGNRHKVAEIAPLLEKAGLEVKPQSDFFCGEVTEDGLSFVENALKKARFASKKSGFPALADDSGLEVEALGGKPGIFSARYAAMATGKTSDQQNLEKLLAELKGLPYAQRQARYSCAVVYVKHAEDPMPLIGVGHWYGEILMERRTGQGIGYDDVMWIPELVKTVSEIPFAIKNRISHRARAVQAVLAQLQQENRR, from the coding sequence ATGGCGTCAATCGTTCTGGCAACCGGTAATCGGCACAAGGTAGCGGAGATCGCGCCTTTATTGGAGAAGGCCGGTCTGGAGGTGAAACCGCAAAGCGATTTTTTCTGTGGAGAAGTCACAGAAGACGGTTTGAGTTTTGTTGAAAACGCGCTTAAAAAAGCGCGGTTTGCCAGTAAAAAGAGCGGTTTTCCCGCCCTGGCCGACGATTCAGGATTGGAAGTCGAAGCTTTGGGAGGCAAGCCGGGGATTTTTTCCGCCCGCTATGCAGCAATGGCGACCGGGAAAACATCGGATCAGCAGAATCTGGAGAAGTTACTGGCAGAGCTGAAAGGCTTGCCGTATGCACAGCGTCAGGCGCGTTATTCCTGTGCAGTGGTTTATGTAAAACATGCCGAAGACCCGATGCCGCTGATTGGTGTCGGTCACTGGTATGGAGAGATTTTAATGGAGAGAAGAACCGGTCAAGGCATTGGTTACGACGATGTTATGTGGATTCCCGAGTTGGTGAAAACCGTGTCTGAAATTCCGTTCGCGATCAAGAACCGTATCAGCCATCGTGCGCGGGCGGTTCAGGCCGTCCTGGCGCAGTTGCAGCAGGAGAACCGGCGATGA
- a CDS encoding LysR substrate-binding domain-containing protein: MSDALPPQNNFLIRHATLRQIQVFESVARNLSFTRAAEELHLTQPTVSAQVKSLVEAIDMPLYEQVGRNIYLTEVGEQVACSCREVLNHFSNLEIMLDDFRGMKRGQLRVAVMSTAKYFMPIALGKFCKKYPDIDLDLTISNREALLKRIDRNMDDLYILGQIPPSSQDLEVHPFVPNPLVIIANRSHPLAGKKVTLKRLSKEPFIMREEGSGIRMAVEKLFADKGLKVNERLTLQTNEAIKHCVVGELGVACVSRHALYLEKSQGPIVELEVEGFPIEKQWNIVYPAGKELSLLAEEFLAFLKEEGTNYIQLEH, encoded by the coding sequence ATGAGTGATGCATTACCACCACAAAATAACTTTTTAATCCGGCATGCGACCCTGAGACAGATTCAGGTATTTGAATCCGTGGCACGTAACCTGAGTTTTACCCGGGCTGCGGAAGAGTTGCATCTGACTCAGCCGACGGTCTCTGCGCAGGTTAAAAGTCTGGTTGAGGCGATTGACATGCCGCTTTACGAGCAGGTCGGGCGAAACATTTACCTGACCGAGGTCGGGGAGCAGGTTGCCTGCAGCTGTCGTGAAGTTTTGAACCATTTTTCCAATTTGGAGATCATGCTGGACGATTTCCGCGGGATGAAGCGTGGTCAGTTGCGTGTTGCGGTTATGTCGACGGCCAAGTATTTCATGCCGATTGCTCTGGGCAAGTTCTGTAAGAAATATCCGGATATCGATTTGGATTTGACCATTTCCAACCGCGAAGCTTTGCTTAAACGCATCGATCGCAATATGGACGATCTGTACATCCTTGGGCAGATTCCTCCGAGCAGTCAGGATTTGGAAGTTCATCCTTTTGTGCCGAATCCGCTGGTGATTATTGCCAACCGCAGTCACCCGCTGGCGGGGAAAAAAGTGACCTTGAAACGACTGTCGAAGGAACCTTTTATCATGCGCGAAGAGGGGTCCGGAATCCGTATGGCGGTAGAGAAACTGTTTGCCGACAAAGGGCTTAAGGTCAACGAACGTCTGACTTTGCAGACCAACGAAGCCATCAAGCACTGTGTGGTCGGGGAACTCGGCGTGGCCTGTGTCTCGCGACACGCACTGTATCTGGAAAAAAGCCAGGGACCGATTGTCGAGCTGGAAGTCGAAGGCTTCCCGATTGAAAAGCAGTGGAACATCGTCTACCCGGCAGGTAAAGAGCTTTCTTTGCTGGCGGAAGAGTTTTTGGCTTTTTTGAAAGAAGAAGGAACCAATTACATTCAGCTGGAACATTAA
- a CDS encoding NADH-quinone oxidoreductase subunit L, translating into MSMQWIGTLIAWFIPLSLFLAAISNERRASWGFARAVTLLGLMLAIALGIALAFDWITLNGESRWTLASDASLIVLGLVTFIGFINIGYSRVYMSGNQEDEKRYLRWLLVTLGSVAVVITTNHMLVLAFGWLAITLSLHRLLIFYPHRQRAVLAAHKKYIFARFAEACLLGAVLILYYEHDTWFISEVSQRVKEAGQLNGWDQFAALLLVLAALVKCAQLPLHGWLIQVVEAPTPVSALLHAGIINLGGYLLIVFAPLIVMSDAAQWMLLIVGGITTVLAALVMMTRASVKVRLAWSTMSQMGLMMVECGLGLFELALLHLVAHSCYKAYAFLNSGSEVEASMKRRLAAAQAPKVMDWWLAGSLSIGLVAALVWILEMPAPYSPWLLFAIALTLLIAERRGRLAGAGMSEMVVLGGFLLLVYTLQKSSLGFFIENETTSVGWPGDLWIGLLLMLFMGGYILLRYYQNLPWVTKIRRVLYAGFYLDELVTRLNLRIYPTRLPVRFKPKKLQIPKEELYH; encoded by the coding sequence ATGAGCATGCAATGGATCGGAACCCTGATAGCGTGGTTTATTCCCCTTAGTTTATTTCTGGCGGCGATCTCCAACGAGAGACGGGCTAGCTGGGGATTTGCCAGAGCGGTCACGCTTCTGGGATTGATGCTGGCGATCGCTTTAGGGATTGCGCTGGCGTTCGACTGGATAACCTTGAACGGTGAGTCGCGCTGGACGCTGGCTTCGGATGCCAGCCTGATTGTCTTGGGGCTGGTGACCTTTATCGGTTTCATTAACATCGGGTATTCCCGGGTGTATATGTCAGGCAATCAGGAAGACGAGAAACGCTACTTGCGTTGGTTGCTGGTCACGCTCGGAAGCGTTGCGGTGGTCATCACAACCAATCACATGCTGGTGCTGGCTTTCGGATGGCTTGCGATTACTTTGAGTCTGCACCGCTTATTGATTTTCTATCCGCATCGGCAACGTGCCGTTCTGGCGGCGCATAAGAAATACATTTTTGCACGGTTTGCCGAAGCCTGTCTGCTCGGGGCTGTGCTGATTCTGTATTACGAACACGATACCTGGTTTATCAGTGAAGTGTCTCAGCGGGTAAAAGAGGCCGGACAGCTGAACGGCTGGGATCAGTTTGCCGCTCTGCTGCTGGTTTTGGCGGCGTTGGTTAAATGCGCTCAGTTGCCACTGCACGGCTGGTTGATTCAGGTCGTTGAAGCTCCGACCCCGGTTTCGGCATTGCTGCATGCGGGAATCATCAATCTTGGCGGTTATCTGTTAATCGTTTTCGCACCTTTGATCGTCATGTCGGATGCGGCTCAGTGGATGCTGTTGATCGTCGGCGGTATCACCACCGTATTGGCCGCTCTGGTCATGATGACCCGGGCCTCGGTCAAGGTTCGTCTGGCCTGGTCGACCATGTCGCAGATGGGATTGATGATGGTTGAATGTGGTTTAGGGCTGTTTGAGCTGGCTCTGCTGCATCTGGTAGCACACTCCTGTTATAAGGCCTATGCCTTCCTGAATTCCGGATCGGAAGTCGAAGCCAGCATGAAACGGCGTCTTGCTGCAGCGCAAGCTCCGAAAGTCATGGATTGGTGGCTGGCAGGTTCGCTTTCTATCGGATTGGTGGCGGCTTTGGTCTGGATTTTGGAAATGCCGGCTCCTTACAGCCCCTGGCTGTTGTTTGCCATTGCCTTGACGTTGTTGATTGCCGAGCGCCGTGGGCGTTTGGCGGGCGCCGGAATGTCGGAGATGGTTGTGCTGGGGGGCTTCTTGCTGCTGGTTTACACTTTGCAGAAATCCAGTCTGGGATTCTTCATCGAGAATGAAACCACCAGTGTTGGCTGGCCGGGCGACCTGTGGATTGGATTGCTGCTGATGCTGTTTATGGGAGGCTATATTCTGTTGCGTTATTACCAGAACTTGCCTTGGGTGACAAAAATTCGGCGGGTGTTGTACGCAGGATTTTATTTGGACGAACTGGTTACGCGTTTGAATTTGAGGATTTATCCGACGCGTTTGCCAGTGCGATTCAAACCGAAAAAATTGCAGATTCCGAAAGAGGAGTTGTATCACTGA
- a CDS encoding BMC domain-containing protein yields the protein MSTEYGIALGMIETRGLVPAIEAADAMTKAAEVRLVSREFVGGGYVTVMVRGETGAVNAAVRAGADACERVGDGLVAAHIIARPHKEVEPVLTIENK from the coding sequence ATGAGTACGGAATACGGTATTGCCTTAGGCATGATTGAAACACGTGGTTTGGTTCCAGCGATTGAAGCGGCGGATGCGATGACAAAAGCAGCGGAAGTTCGTTTGGTCAGTCGTGAGTTTGTAGGCGGTGGTTACGTAACGGTTATGGTTCGTGGCGAAACCGGTGCGGTCAACGCAGCGGTACGTGCCGGGGCAGACGCTTGCGAACGCGTTGGTGACGGTTTGGTTGCAGCGCACATCATTGCTCGCCCGCACAAAGAAGTGGAACCGGTTTTAACCATCGAAAATAAATAA
- a CDS encoding BMC domain-containing protein, whose product MSDYGIALGMIETRGLVPAIEAADAMTKAAEVRLVSREFVGGGYVTVMVRGETGAVNAAVRAGADACERVGDGLVAAHIIARPHKEVEPVLNIENK is encoded by the coding sequence ATGAGTGATTACGGTATTGCCCTGGGCATGATTGAAACGCGTGGTTTGGTTCCAGCGATCGAAGCCGCGGATGCGATGACTAAAGCAGCGGAAGTCCGTTTGGTCAGCCGTGAGTTTGTAGGCGGTGGCTATGTAACCGTTATGGTTCGCGGCGAAACCGGTGCGGTCAACGCAGCGGTACGTGCCGGAGCCGATGCTTGCGAACGCGTTGGTGACGGTCTGGTCGCAGCGCACATCATTGCTCGCCCGCACAAAGAAGTTGAGCCGGTTTTAAACATCGAAAACAAATAA
- a CDS encoding carboxysome shell carbonic anhydrase, with protein MNRLKKSYRQKSLFWKPIVPRSQGQAQSSSAHGFDADTVERGNQGGKGRHALSTPMTGTHVLVDERQNQLLRQYEMGIKSRFDEIEATLKDILQQQGQSGFVGWANQQLFAKLGVTLTDQDWQSGLNMQSQKGFQALYAKTLFAQFLRMSQEFFNNDPLAGERTQETEQIFREAGFHAVGIAPCADGRLAHIVSYVLRLPYAAVRRKSHAGSLFDISESVRNWVFIEHMRFREGKPNSADEPTRYLKIAVYHISKADPTHQGCAAHGSDDQKAAEAALTKLNEFRQAIENRFGCGSTVQTLLLGLNTDDDSMKVHIPDANGEICLQRYVETDQLYQATMDLSADEAKALLRNAINGCNQLKGASSPQPELATLIGWLIGNNFSQIAYVNQYENGCYSDLGHAERFIGVGNGFEEVQLRNLSYYSFLDTVEEGVNDVDVGIKIFKGLNVKRLVPIPVIIRCDYDGRVPGSKDRAEAKVLRIEKALHNRYQELAASGLLHTLPTLRDFTDSKPAERVTSVMDSTPGRRTA; from the coding sequence ATGAATCGTTTAAAAAAAAGCTATCGTCAAAAGTCATTGTTTTGGAAGCCGATCGTTCCGCGATCACAGGGTCAGGCACAAAGTTCGTCCGCTCATGGATTCGATGCCGACACGGTTGAGCGCGGTAACCAAGGCGGAAAAGGGAGGCATGCGCTCTCGACACCGATGACGGGCACCCATGTTTTAGTTGATGAAAGACAGAATCAACTGCTGCGCCAGTACGAAATGGGCATCAAGTCGCGTTTTGATGAGATCGAAGCCACTTTGAAAGACATTTTGCAACAGCAAGGACAGAGCGGTTTTGTCGGTTGGGCCAACCAGCAGCTGTTTGCAAAGTTGGGTGTGACCTTAACAGATCAGGATTGGCAGTCTGGATTGAATATGCAATCACAGAAAGGATTTCAGGCTCTGTATGCGAAGACCCTCTTTGCACAATTCTTAAGAATGTCGCAAGAGTTCTTTAACAACGATCCCCTTGCGGGTGAACGGACACAAGAAACGGAGCAGATCTTTCGAGAAGCCGGGTTTCACGCAGTTGGCATAGCGCCATGTGCAGACGGACGTCTTGCGCATATCGTTAGCTACGTACTCAGACTGCCTTACGCAGCTGTAAGAAGAAAATCCCATGCGGGTTCACTCTTCGATATCAGCGAAAGCGTTCGAAACTGGGTATTTATTGAACATATGCGTTTTCGGGAAGGCAAGCCGAATTCGGCTGACGAACCGACGCGTTATTTAAAGATTGCGGTGTATCACATTTCCAAAGCCGATCCGACTCATCAGGGTTGTGCGGCACACGGCAGTGATGACCAGAAAGCAGCGGAGGCTGCTCTGACAAAACTCAACGAATTCAGGCAGGCGATTGAAAACCGCTTCGGTTGCGGTTCGACGGTGCAAACCCTGTTACTGGGTTTGAACACCGACGACGACAGCATGAAGGTACATATCCCGGATGCGAATGGCGAGATCTGTTTACAGCGTTACGTTGAAACCGATCAGCTATACCAGGCAACGATGGATCTGTCCGCAGACGAAGCAAAAGCGCTGTTGCGCAACGCGATCAACGGTTGCAACCAGCTTAAGGGCGCAAGCTCTCCGCAGCCGGAATTGGCAACCCTGATCGGATGGCTGATCGGCAATAATTTTTCGCAGATTGCTTATGTCAATCAATACGAAAACGGTTGCTACAGCGATCTGGGCCACGCCGAACGCTTTATCGGCGTCGGCAACGGTTTTGAAGAAGTTCAGTTGCGTAACCTGAGCTATTACAGCTTCCTCGATACGGTCGAAGAAGGGGTAAACGATGTCGATGTCGGCATCAAGATTTTCAAGGGCTTGAATGTGAAGCGATTGGTGCCGATCCCGGTCATTATCCGTTGCGATTACGACGGGCGGGTTCCGGGATCGAAAGATCGCGCCGAAGCGAAAGTTTTGCGCATCGAGAAGGCGCTGCACAATCGTTATCAGGAATTGGCAGCATCCGGTTTGTTGCACACTCTGCCGACTTTGCGCGACTTTACCGACAGCAAGCCGGCAGAGAGAGTAACCAGTGTAATGGATTCTACCCCAGGGCGTAGAACCGCATAG
- a CDS encoding 4a-hydroxytetrahydrobiopterin dehydratase: MNERWKLKEKPASMEARFEFESFEKLRSFLDELAEQADLLDHHPNISFGRGHVSVIIYSQAVELSELDFALAKGIDEGFHRVTNFSQEAWA; this comes from the coding sequence ATGAACGAACGATGGAAATTGAAAGAGAAACCGGCGAGCATGGAAGCCCGTTTTGAATTTGAAAGCTTTGAAAAACTGAGAAGCTTTTTGGATGAGCTGGCGGAACAGGCGGATCTGCTGGATCACCATCCCAATATCAGTTTTGGCAGAGGGCATGTTTCGGTGATTATCTATTCGCAAGCCGTCGAGCTAAGTGAACTGGATTTTGCCTTGGCCAAGGGGATTGATGAAGGTTTCCATCGTGTAACTAACTTTTCACAGGAGGCATGGGCATGA
- a CDS encoding carboxysome peptide B has product MQILQVKQQLVLTSRLNDLGHLPLKALVTESGEVFVAMDPIGTKTGDWVFTIANSAARDAAGDKRLLTDLTVGGIIDDWQPEQK; this is encoded by the coding sequence ATGCAGATACTGCAAGTTAAACAGCAGCTGGTTTTGACCAGCCGCCTGAACGACTTAGGTCATCTGCCTCTCAAAGCGCTGGTGACCGAATCGGGTGAAGTGTTTGTGGCGATGGACCCGATCGGAACCAAAACAGGTGACTGGGTTTTCACCATCGCCAATTCTGCCGCACGGGATGCTGCAGGTGATAAACGATTATTAACGGATTTAACGGTTGGCGGCATCATCGATGATTGGCAACCAGAACAGAAGTAA
- a CDS encoding DUF2309 domain-containing protein, translating to MKATQKLPIGGARNQAQTLMPSLSEGQKDKLMAACARIAPTWPLDELVAVNPWWEMRDKPFPEVAAKLTALSQAQCLMPKSYFQEVWMENLSPQHLQQAIDESGSDYSIENLERFLIEDDEHTHWHNISDFVDSGRDRKYKMAWRDEITHQISQFCADFFRYRDHRGAYAETYQGLYREWLATTRQDKGIEILMAEDGLTEQFMSLPETAEGLLAEALTVLRVTEESISDYAHALLLDINGWASWVAYLRWQDRLDGVENDLMMDLLAIRIAWERVLWRHQKFHDRSVFNELKVMWRHQMNILPELIETHRAAQAKSWIWQRAAEIAYQSAIHQQLKQSSASADTAGPCPKLQAAFCIDVRSEVIRRALEAQDSGIETIGFAGFFGLPIAYQPIGTDLSRPQLPALLKPQMQAKAVLSAEQEQTTKKGLNKKARWIEWGNAAPATFSMVEATGLLYAFKLLRNSLFPHEHEHPINHLPTADEYELTQNESPLTLTQKVDLAAGILHGLGLEQNLAETVMLVGHGSSSCNNPHAASYDCGACGGQTGEINVRVLSFLLNQDDVREGLQQKGIEIPANTCFVAAMHNTTTDCFTFFGPIALSEEVKGWFERASELSMQERAMRLGLEHLRGREVYQSIQKRARDWSQVRPEWGLSGNASFIVAPRKRTRGQNFQGRAFLHDYDWQEDEDVSLLTQIMTAPMVVTNWISLQYYASVCDNYVYGSGNKVLHNVVDGSIGVFEGNGGDLRIGLPLQSLHDGNQWMHEPLRLSVYIDAPRAYLEKVVAEQEVVRQLIDNEWLYCFRWDRNGTIERYFNQAWQKTEA from the coding sequence ATGAAAGCGACGCAAAAATTACCGATCGGGGGAGCCCGGAATCAGGCGCAGACCTTGATGCCGAGCCTGTCCGAGGGACAGAAAGACAAACTGATGGCAGCTTGCGCCAGAATCGCTCCGACCTGGCCTTTGGATGAACTGGTTGCGGTGAATCCCTGGTGGGAAATGCGCGACAAGCCTTTTCCGGAAGTGGCTGCCAAGCTGACCGCTTTGAGTCAGGCGCAGTGCTTGATGCCGAAGTCTTACTTTCAGGAAGTCTGGATGGAGAATTTATCGCCTCAGCATTTGCAGCAGGCAATTGATGAGTCCGGTAGCGATTATTCGATCGAGAATCTTGAACGTTTTTTGATTGAGGATGACGAGCATACGCATTGGCATAATATCAGCGATTTTGTCGACAGCGGCCGTGATCGCAAGTACAAAATGGCGTGGCGTGATGAGATTACCCATCAGATCAGCCAGTTCTGTGCGGATTTTTTCCGTTATCGCGATCACCGGGGGGCTTATGCCGAAACCTATCAGGGGTTGTATCGCGAATGGCTGGCAACCACTCGTCAGGACAAGGGAATCGAAATCCTGATGGCCGAGGATGGTCTAACCGAGCAGTTTATGAGCTTGCCGGAAACGGCGGAAGGCTTGCTGGCGGAGGCATTGACCGTTCTGAGGGTGACGGAGGAGAGCATCAGCGACTATGCACATGCCTTGTTGCTGGACATCAACGGTTGGGCGTCGTGGGTCGCTTATCTGCGCTGGCAGGATCGTCTGGATGGCGTCGAGAATGATTTGATGATGGATTTGCTGGCGATCCGCATTGCCTGGGAACGCGTGCTGTGGCGTCATCAGAAATTCCATGACCGTTCGGTGTTCAATGAGTTGAAGGTGATGTGGCGGCACCAGATGAATATTCTGCCGGAACTGATCGAAACTCATCGGGCGGCGCAGGCCAAATCCTGGATATGGCAAAGAGCGGCGGAGATTGCCTATCAATCGGCAATTCACCAGCAATTGAAACAGTCCTCTGCTTCGGCGGATACGGCCGGGCCGTGCCCCAAATTGCAGGCTGCTTTCTGTATCGATGTGCGTTCGGAAGTCATTCGCCGGGCTCTGGAAGCGCAGGATTCGGGGATCGAAACCATCGGTTTTGCCGGGTTTTTCGGTTTGCCAATCGCCTATCAACCGATCGGAACCGATCTATCTCGACCGCAATTGCCGGCCTTGCTGAAACCGCAGATGCAGGCCAAAGCGGTCTTGTCGGCCGAGCAGGAGCAGACTACGAAAAAAGGGCTGAATAAAAAGGCACGCTGGATCGAATGGGGAAATGCTGCTCCGGCCACCTTCAGCATGGTGGAGGCAACCGGCTTGTTGTACGCATTCAAACTGTTACGTAACAGCTTGTTTCCGCATGAGCATGAACATCCGATCAATCATTTGCCGACGGCAGATGAATATGAATTGACTCAGAACGAGTCGCCGCTGACCCTGACGCAGAAGGTTGATCTCGCGGCGGGAATTCTGCACGGTTTGGGTCTGGAACAAAATCTGGCGGAAACCGTCATGCTGGTTGGTCATGGCAGCAGCAGTTGCAATAATCCGCATGCCGCCAGTTACGACTGCGGCGCCTGCGGCGGGCAGACCGGTGAAATTAATGTTCGGGTGTTAAGCTTTTTACTGAATCAGGACGATGTGCGTGAGGGGTTGCAGCAGAAAGGGATCGAGATTCCTGCAAATACGTGTTTTGTTGCGGCAATGCATAATACCACGACGGATTGTTTTACTTTCTTCGGTCCGATCGCTCTGAGCGAGGAGGTCAAAGGCTGGTTTGAGCGCGCTTCGGAGTTGTCGATGCAGGAGCGGGCCATGCGTTTGGGTCTGGAGCATTTACGAGGCCGGGAAGTGTATCAGTCGATTCAGAAACGGGCTAGAGACTGGTCGCAGGTGCGGCCGGAGTGGGGCTTGTCGGGTAATGCTTCTTTTATTGTTGCGCCGAGAAAACGCACCCGTGGACAGAACTTTCAGGGACGAGCTTTCCTGCATGATTACGATTGGCAGGAAGATGAGGATGTTTCACTCTTGACGCAGATTATGACGGCACCGATGGTCGTAACCAATTGGATCAGTCTGCAATATTATGCTTCGGTATGTGATAACTATGTCTACGGCAGTGGTAACAAGGTGTTGCATAATGTCGTTGACGGTTCCATTGGCGTCTTTGAAGGGAACGGCGGTGATTTGAGAATCGGTCTGCCGTTACAGTCGTTGCACGACGGCAATCAATGGATGCATGAACCTTTGCGTTTGAGTGTCTATATCGATGCGCCGCGCGCTTACTTGGAAAAAGTGGTTGCCGAGCAGGAAGTTGTCCGTCAGCTAATTGACAATGAATGGCTGTACTGTTTCCGCTGGGACAGGAACGGGACGATTGAGCGTTATTTCAATCAGGCGTGGCAGAAGACGGAAGCGTGA
- a CDS encoding ferritin-like domain-containing protein — protein sequence MRYSTRMPGSVMPGLGAYPQVPEAQTVAANSQILGYLGRALSLEFSAGQHYLAQASLAKFRQEISFAEGFVTLANEEFQHANLITDRMVAQGALPAGSVLRPAGPATNIAEALRSCEEREIALIQLYSEAAQYCANYAAHEDHALFNRLLEEEHTQLLRVQSWLEEYFHNLTQTYQPTRSFV from the coding sequence ATGCGCTATTCCACAAGAATGCCCGGCAGTGTTATGCCGGGTTTAGGTGCCTATCCTCAAGTACCGGAAGCCCAGACCGTTGCTGCAAACAGCCAGATTCTCGGTTATTTGGGACGGGCATTGAGCCTGGAGTTCTCGGCCGGTCAGCATTATCTCGCGCAGGCTTCGTTGGCAAAATTCCGTCAGGAAATTTCCTTCGCGGAAGGCTTTGTCACTTTGGCAAACGAAGAATTCCAGCACGCGAATCTGATTACGGATCGTATGGTGGCGCAGGGCGCTTTACCGGCAGGGAGTGTCCTGCGTCCGGCTGGGCCGGCAACCAATATCGCCGAAGCTCTAAGAAGTTGCGAAGAGCGTGAAATCGCTTTGATTCAGTTGTATTCGGAAGCTGCGCAATATTGCGCCAATTATGCCGCCCATGAAGATCATGCGCTTTTTAACCGACTATTGGAAGAAGAGCATACTCAGTTGTTACGTGTGCAGTCATGGCTGGAAGAATATTTCCATAACCTGACACAAACCTATCAGCCAACCAGGAGCTTTGTATGA
- a CDS encoding carboxysome peptide A — protein MKIYKVDKTLVSTNRIAMMEHKPLLVVRERDGGTPQVAVDPVGCKPGDWVICCGSSAARDATGVKGYPSDLTIVGIIDKWEGPQDADTAS, from the coding sequence GTGAAAATTTATAAAGTCGATAAGACCCTCGTTTCAACGAACCGAATTGCGATGATGGAGCATAAACCTCTCCTTGTCGTGCGGGAAAGAGATGGCGGTACTCCACAGGTGGCAGTCGATCCGGTGGGGTGCAAACCAGGCGATTGGGTGATCTGTTGCGGTAGTTCGGCGGCACGTGATGCAACCGGAGTAAAAGGTTATCCGAGTGACTTGACCATCGTTGGCATTATCGACAAATGGGAAGGGCCTCAGGATGCAGATACTGCAAGTTAA
- a CDS encoding BMC domain-containing protein gives MIELRTYVFLDSLQPQLASYMATASMGFLPVPGDSCLWMEVSPGMAVHRLSDIALKASNVRLTQQIVERAYGSMVFNHRDQSDVLEAGNRVLTHLNTTEYERHPCILMWNEVIPSITADHATLINRDNRKGSMIMPGQSIFIMETDPAGYIIYAANEAEKAANVTLIEARAVGAYGRLLMAGKESDVQEASRAAAAALGRLTCRAAN, from the coding sequence ATGATCGAATTAAGAACCTATGTGTTTCTGGATTCTCTGCAGCCGCAGCTTGCTTCTTATATGGCAACGGCTTCGATGGGCTTTCTGCCGGTGCCGGGAGATTCCTGTTTATGGATGGAAGTATCTCCGGGGATGGCGGTTCACCGTCTTTCGGATATTGCGCTGAAAGCTTCGAATGTGCGCCTGACTCAGCAGATTGTCGAGCGTGCTTATGGTTCAATGGTTTTTAACCATCGTGACCAGAGCGATGTTCTGGAAGCGGGTAACCGGGTATTGACGCATCTGAATACCACGGAGTATGAAAGACATCCGTGCATTTTGATGTGGAATGAAGTGATTCCGTCGATTACCGCGGATCATGCCACTTTGATTAATCGCGATAACCGCAAGGGGTCGATGATTATGCCTGGCCAGAGTATTTTTATTATGGAGACGGACCCGGCCGGTTACATTATTTATGCGGCGAACGAAGCGGAAAAGGCTGCGAATGTGACTCTGATCGAGGCACGGGCAGTCGGGGCTTACGGACGCTTGTTGATGGCCGGTAAAGAATCCGATGTTCAAGAGGCCTCAAGAGCAGCCGCGGCTGCCTTGGGTAGATTAACCTGTCGAGCGGCAAACTAA